The DNA sequence CTCGGTGAGTTTACCGTTCCAGACTTCGACGATACGGCCCACCACCTGATCGAGAAAGAAGCGATCGTGGGAGACCAGCACCACGGCGAAGGGGTAGCTGATGAGATAATCCTCCAGCCAGTCCCGGGCCGGCAGGTCGAGATGGTTGGTCGGTTCGTCGAGCAAGAGCAGGTTGGGCCGCTGCAACAGCAGCTTGGCCAGGGCGATGCGCATCTGCCAGCCGCCGGAGAACTGCTCGCAGGGTTTTTCCCAATCCCCTTCGGCGAAACCGAGACCGCGCAGCACCTTGGCGATTTCCGTCTCCATAGCGTAGCCGCCGCGCTGGCGGAAGGCCTCCTGCAGGGTCGCGTAACGGTCCATGTCGGCCGGCTCATGACGCACGGCGATCGCCTGCTCCAGTCCGCTCAGTTCCGTTTCCATGGCGAGCAGTTCGGCGAAGGCCTCGCGCACTTCGGCGAAGAGGGACCGGCCCCGGTGCTCGAGACCGTCCTGGGGGAGATAGCCGAAGGTCGTGCCCCGCGCCGTCTGCACCTCGCCGCCATCGGGACTGACCCGGCCGGCGAGCATCTTGAGCAGGGTCGTCTTGCCGGCGCCGTTCTCCCCGCAGAGACCGATGCGGTCGCCGGGACGGATATGCCAGTCAATGCCGGCGAAAATACGCCGGTCGGCAAAATCTTTAATGACATTTTTTAGCTGTAACATGGGGCTCTTTATAGCATAAGGATTGACGCCATAAAACCTTGAATTTTCTGGCTTGCCCTTTCACAGTTTCCCTCTGTTCAAAATCTCGGGGCTCTGTTATAGTTGCGACGATTTTACGGCAGCCATCCATCCTCGAACGGATGTCGAATCGGCCGCTGCGAACAACCGCCTCCATCGAGCGCCATGCTCTGGATATAGCGAACCCCTTATTGAGGGCTATGGGAGAGAGCGTCGGTTCCGCCCTTTTTCGCCGCAAGCGAAAAGCAAACGGAAACTGGCCATCCTCCGTATCCCCGGTTGCGACCCCGGTCGTTGCTGAACTCCCTGTTGCGATCCCTCCGCGGATGGATCAGAAGGAATTCCATGAGCAAAAAGATGCTGATTAACGCCTCCCACTCGGAGGAACACCGGGCGGCCATTGTCGAAGACGGCGCCCTGACCGAATTGGAAATCGAAGTCGTTGGCCGGGAACAGACCCGGGGCAATATCTACAAGGCGGTGGTGGTCCGGGTCGAAACCGGGCTGCAGGCCGCCTTTGTCGATTATGGGGCCGACCGTCTCGGCTTTCTGCAGATGGGGGAGATCCACCCCCTCTGCTACCGGCGCAGCGGAGCCGGTGCCGAAAGTAAGGGACGTCCACGCATCAACGACATCCTGCAACGGGGCCAGGAACTCCTCGTCCAGGTGGTCAAAGAAGAGCGCGGCACCAAGGGGGCGGCCCTGACCACCTACCTCTCCCTCCCCGGCCGCTATATGGTGCTGATGCCCGAGAGCGACACCAAGGGGGTCTCGCGCAAGATCGAGGAAGAATCCCAGCGCAAGAAGCTCAAGAGCTCCATGGCCTCCATGAATTTGCCCGAGAATATGGGCTACATCGTGCGCACCGCCGGGATCGGCCAGACCAAGGAAGAACTCAAGCGCGACTTCGACTACCTGTTGCGGGTCTACGACAATATCCAGGAACTGGCCCGGCGCTCCAAGGCTCCGGCGCTGGTCTACAAGGAATCGAACCTGGTCATCCGCATGATCCGCGACTACTTCAGCGCCGACATCGACGAGGTGCTGGTCGACGATGCCAAGGTTTTCCAGGAGGCCAAGGATTTTTTCCAGCAGGTGATGCCCGAATACGCCCGCCTAGTCAAACTCCACCAGGAAAAACGCCCGATCTTCTCCCGCTACCAGATCGAAGAACAGATCGAGACCATCAGCAAGAACAAAGTCCCCCTCCCCTCCGGCGGCTCCATCGTCATCGACAGCACCGAAGCGCTGGTGGCCATCGACGTCAACTCGGGGAAAATGGCTTCCGAGCAGGGGGTCGAAGCCACCGCCTACAAGACCAATCTCGAAGCCGCCGCCGAAGTCGGCCGGCAGCTGCGCCTGCGCGACCTGGGCGGTCTGATCGTCATCGACTTTATCGACATGCGCGATCGGAAACACATTCGCGACGTGGAAAAGTGCCTCAAAGAGGCGCTCAAAATGGATAAGGCGCGGGTCACCATCGGCCACATCAGCAGCCAGTTCAGCCTGCTGGAGATGAGCCGCCAGCGGATCAAGGCGACCCTCGCCGAAGGGGCCTTTCTCACCTGCCCACACTGCGAAGGGAGCGGCCGGATCAAGAGCACCGAGGCCCAAGCGGTGGCCTTCATGCGCAAACTGCAGACGGGGATCGCCAAGGGTCAGATCGGCTTGGCCGAAGGGGATGTGCCGATGGAAGTCGCCACCTACCTGCTCAACTCCCGGCGCGAGGAGCTGCTGCTCATGGAGCGCCAGCACAAACTCGCCATCGTCATCCGCGGCTGCAAGGATCTCAAACCGGGCCAGTTCGAGCTGACCTTTGCCAAACGGGAAAAGGAAGAGCAGGCGGCGGAATTTGTCGACGCGACCCTCTTCACCCGAGCGGCGGCAGAGGATTACGGACGTCCGACCACCGAAGAGGTGGAGGATCTGCCCGCCGAGGAGATGGAGACGGAAGCCGTCGCTGAAGCCGACAGCGAGGTGGAAGTTACCGAAGTTGCCGAAGGAAGCGAAGAGGCGCCGAAGAAAAAACGTAAGCGGCGCCGGCGCAAGAAAAAGAATGGCACGTCCGCCGAAACTCCGTCTGGCGATGAGACGGCGGAGGGTACGGACGATGAGGATGAAGAGGAAGAACTTCCCCCGGAAGTTCCCTCCGACCAGCCGCAAGAATCGACGGAAATCTCCGCCGAGGCGGCGGAAGGCCAAAATTCCGAATCACCCGTGCAAGAAGAAGCCAAACCCGCCAAGAAACGCCGTCGCCGTCGCAAGAAACCGGCTGGGGCCCCGACTTCCCCGTCTGAAACCGAAGGGTCGGATTCCGGCGATGCTCCGCCGATTTCGACGGACGCGACAGAGGAAAAAGTCGAGACCACTTTACCGATGGCCGCCCAATCGGAAATGCTCCAGCAGCCGGAACCCGGAACGACGGATGGGGCGCTGGAGACGGAAAGTACGCCCAAGAAAAGACCGACGCGCAGTCGGAGCCGCAAACCGGCCGGGCGGGCCACTTCTGCCCCGGAAACCCCTTCCCCCGCGGATGTCGGGACCGAAACCGGACCGAAACCTGAAGAGACCGCAGCGGCAGGGCCTGCGCCGATAGCGGCCGACCAAGAGCAAGCGCCCGTCGCCAAACCGGCCCGAAAACCCCGCGCCCCACGGAAGAAGGCAGCGGAACCGGCCACCGACGAAGCGGTCGCGAAAGATGAAGCCAAGACTGCGGAGGAAACAGAAAAACCCAAACCCAAAAGGGCGCCGCGCCCCCGAAAAGCCCCGGTGACAGCTCCCGAGATCGGGGAGCCCGAGGCGAAACCCCCACGCCGCGCCCCACGTAAGAAGGCGACGGAAACGCCCCCGGTCGATGAAACGACCAAGGACGCAACCTGATACACGGCAAAAGGCCGGAGCGACAAGCTCCGGCCTTTTGCATTCACGGGCACCAGCTTCCTGAACAAAAACCTATAGGAAGATCCCGGTCTCCTTGGCTTCGGCACTCTCCTTTGCCATCGTCTGGATGCGGGTTTCCACAGCGGCTCCATCGTAGGGATAAGCCCCGACCGGGCAATGACGGGTACATTGCTGACAGAGGATGCAGGAGTCGTCGATTACCGGGAAGGGATCGAGACGGATCGCCTCCACCGGGCAGATTTGCACACACTCCCCGCAGCGGGTGCAGATATTTTTATCCGCCGCGCGCAGCGGCTGCATCGCCTTGATCGCGGCCAGACTCTTGGCGGCGGATTGTGCTTTGAGCGCGGGGGGAAGATAGTCGAGCCGCTCCGCAGGCAGGATTTCCGTCCGGCCGCGCGCGATCTTGGTCAACACGCTCTCTACCAACGCCTCTATCCGGTTCAGATCCCCGGCGTTGGGCCGTCCGGCCGCCAGGGGCTGGAAGGACTGCCACAGGGAGGAATGCTCGGCCAGCACTTTGGCGGCGCCGAGAACGGCAAAGCCCGGTTCCGTAAGGCACGCCGCCATCTCGGGAAGGGCGAGGCCGCTGGTCACCGCCCCCCAGGTGACGAAGGGGACCGCGAAACCGCTGGTAGCGGGCAGGGAACGGACGAAATCTTCCACCAGCGGCACGGCATGGTCGCAATAGACGGGACTACCGAGCCACAGGCAGAAGGGTTGCGCGTCCGAGACGAACGACGCGGCCGGGTTTTGCCGCCGTGCCAGATCGAGCAGGCTCACCGATTGGCCCCGATCCCGCAGAAAATCCCCAATCGCCTCAGCGACTTGCCGGGTGGTTCCCGCCGGGGAAAAATAGACGATTCGATGTGTGATGGTCATGATCTTCCCTTTCCTTGAGATCTCTTGATCAGCGCTAGTCGCGAGGGGGCAGGTTTTTCTCGGCGCTCTTGAGAAAAACCGCCAGCGCCCCGTCGCCGCCGAACTGGCGCGGCGCCCTGCCCCACTCGGCAACGCGGGCGCGCCCCTCGCCGGCCAGATAGCCTTCGATGGCGGCGCGCAGCACCGGTTCGCTCTCGGAACGCAGTCCTTTGCCGGTGACGATCAGGAGCGTCTTGCGCCCGTGATAAGCAGCGTTGTCGAGAAAATGGCCCACTCGTTCCAGAGCCTCTTCCCGGCTCAAGCCGTGCAGGTCGAGGGTTGCCTCGGGCATCAGCTTACCCCGGGCGAGGAGTTTCATACGGCGCGGCGTGACGGTGGGGACGGCTTCGTCCTCCTCGGGAAACTGGTCGCTGAAAACCGCATCGAGTTGACCAAGGGCGGCGACGAAAAGGTCGGCGTCGCCGACCGGCGCCGAGGGCGGGTCTTCGACCGGGGGCATGGTTGGCCGGGGCGTTTCGCGCTCCTGGGCTTTCAGCTTACGGACCCCGATCCGCGCCATTTCTTCGGTGAAGGCGACCGGTTCCTCCGGCGCGACGG is a window from the Desulfuromonas acetexigens genome containing:
- a CDS encoding Rne/Rng family ribonuclease; this translates as MSKKMLINASHSEEHRAAIVEDGALTELEIEVVGREQTRGNIYKAVVVRVETGLQAAFVDYGADRLGFLQMGEIHPLCYRRSGAGAESKGRPRINDILQRGQELLVQVVKEERGTKGAALTTYLSLPGRYMVLMPESDTKGVSRKIEEESQRKKLKSSMASMNLPENMGYIVRTAGIGQTKEELKRDFDYLLRVYDNIQELARRSKAPALVYKESNLVIRMIRDYFSADIDEVLVDDAKVFQEAKDFFQQVMPEYARLVKLHQEKRPIFSRYQIEEQIETISKNKVPLPSGGSIVIDSTEALVAIDVNSGKMASEQGVEATAYKTNLEAAAEVGRQLRLRDLGGLIVIDFIDMRDRKHIRDVEKCLKEALKMDKARVTIGHISSQFSLLEMSRQRIKATLAEGAFLTCPHCEGSGRIKSTEAQAVAFMRKLQTGIAKGQIGLAEGDVPMEVATYLLNSRREELLLMERQHKLAIVIRGCKDLKPGQFELTFAKREKEEQAAEFVDATLFTRAAAEDYGRPTTEEVEDLPAEEMETEAVAEADSEVEVTEVAEGSEEAPKKKRKRRRRKKKNGTSAETPSGDETAEGTDDEDEEEELPPEVPSDQPQESTEISAEAAEGQNSESPVQEEAKPAKKRRRRRKKPAGAPTSPSETEGSDSGDAPPISTDATEEKVETTLPMAAQSEMLQQPEPGTTDGALETESTPKKRPTRSRSRKPAGRATSAPETPSPADVGTETGPKPEETAAAGPAPIAADQEQAPVAKPARKPRAPRKKAAEPATDEAVAKDEAKTAEETEKPKPKRAPRPRKAPVTAPEIGEPEAKPPRRAPRKKATETPPVDETTKDAT
- a CDS encoding EFR1 family ferrodoxin (N-terminal region resembles flavodoxins. C-terminal ferrodoxin region binds two 4Fe-4S clusters.), with protein sequence MTITHRIVYFSPAGTTRQVAEAIGDFLRDRGQSVSLLDLARRQNPAASFVSDAQPFCLWLGSPVYCDHAVPLVEDFVRSLPATSGFAVPFVTWGAVTSGLALPEMAACLTEPGFAVLGAAKVLAEHSSLWQSFQPLAAGRPNAGDLNRIEALVESVLTKIARGRTEILPAERLDYLPPALKAQSAAKSLAAIKAMQPLRAADKNICTRCGECVQICPVEAIRLDPFPVIDDSCILCQQCTRHCPVGAYPYDGAAVETRIQTMAKESAEAKETGIFL
- a CDS encoding Smr/MutS family protein; the encoded protein is MKEKKDRKPEKTTQMRNNPFKDLKGFCVSAPEPSPPAKAAPSPRSVAPEEPVAFTEEMARIGVRKLKAQERETPRPTMPPVEDPPSAPVGDADLFVAALGQLDAVFSDQFPEEDEAVPTVTPRRMKLLARGKLMPEATLDLHGLSREEALERVGHFLDNAAYHGRKTLLIVTGKGLRSESEPVLRAAIEGYLAGEGRARVAEWGRAPRQFGGDGALAVFLKSAEKNLPPRD